From a single Streptomyces misionensis genomic region:
- the thiD gene encoding bifunctional hydroxymethylpyrimidine kinase/phosphomethylpyrimidine kinase, with the protein MSLPRVLTVAGSDSGGGAGVQADLKTMLALGVHGMSVITAVTAQNSLGVQGAWELPVAAVRAQYRSVVDDIGVQAVKTGMLGSAELVEAVAELISGTDVPAVVDPVGVSKHGDALLAASALDSVRTRLLPAATVATPNLDEVTQLTGVVVDSEGDLRRAAAAVLEFGPRWVLIKGGHLAGDAVDLLTDGAEEHWLRAPRHDNRHTHGTGCTLASAIASGLAKGLAVPEAVGAAKEYVTGAIAAGFPLGAGIGPVDHGWRLRG; encoded by the coding sequence ATGAGCCTGCCCAGGGTGCTCACCGTGGCCGGCTCCGACTCGGGCGGCGGCGCGGGCGTCCAGGCCGACCTGAAGACCATGCTGGCGCTCGGCGTCCACGGGATGAGCGTGATCACCGCGGTGACCGCGCAGAACTCACTGGGCGTCCAGGGCGCCTGGGAACTGCCCGTGGCCGCGGTCCGGGCCCAGTACCGCAGCGTCGTGGACGACATCGGCGTCCAGGCCGTGAAGACCGGCATGCTGGGGTCGGCGGAACTGGTCGAGGCGGTCGCCGAGTTGATCTCCGGCACGGACGTGCCGGCCGTGGTCGACCCGGTGGGCGTCTCCAAGCACGGCGACGCGCTGCTCGCCGCCTCCGCCCTGGACTCCGTGCGCACCAGGCTGCTCCCGGCGGCGACCGTGGCCACCCCGAACCTGGACGAAGTGACCCAACTCACGGGGGTCGTGGTCGACTCGGAGGGCGATCTGCGCCGGGCCGCCGCGGCGGTGCTGGAGTTCGGCCCGCGCTGGGTGCTGATCAAGGGCGGCCATCTGGCGGGCGACGCGGTGGACCTGCTGACCGACGGCGCCGAGGAGCACTGGCTGCGGGCGCCCCGGCACGACAACCGGCACACCCACGGCACGGGCTGCACCCTGGCCTCCGCGATCGCCTCGGGGCTGGCCAAGGGCCTCGCCGTGCCGGAGGCGGTCGGCGCGGCCAAGGAGTACGTCACCGGGGCGATCGCGGCGGGGTTCCCGCTGGGCGCCGGGATCGGGCCGGTGGACCATGGGTGGCGGCTGCGGGGCTGA
- the rpmB gene encoding 50S ribosomal protein L28 produces the protein MAANCDVCGKGPGFGNNISHSHRRTSRRWNPNIQRVRTVVGGTPKRVNACTSCIKAGKVSR, from the coding sequence GTGGCTGCCAACTGCGACGTCTGCGGCAAGGGGCCGGGCTTCGGCAACAACATCTCGCACTCGCACCGCCGTACGTCCCGCCGCTGGAACCCGAACATCCAGCGTGTGCGTACCGTGGTGGGCGGGACGCCGAAGCGCGTGAACGCTTGCACCTCGTGCATCAAGGCGGGCAAGGTCTCGCGCTGA
- a CDS encoding DAK2 domain-containing protein encodes MAQVPQTFLDALAVRTWCGLALRAVGRAREEIDAINVYPVADGDTGTNLYLTLESAATAVEAVFAGYETDPAGPRLADAVRAMAHGALIGARGNSGTILAQLLRGMAQVLAADGAEPRCDGAGLRLALRRAADSARGAVAHPVEGTVLTVASAAADAAEQAAGDCAAVARAAYEGARAALAATPGRLAVLARAGVVDAGGRGLVAVLGALVEACTGEAVRETAGAPEVTGVPVPGTEGCDEGRGGPAFEVIYLLEADDAAVARLRDRLDALGDSLVVVGGDGLWNVHVHVDDAGAAVEAGVEAGRPYRIRITHFGAGDVHTGGPGPAPERAQRAVVAVVPGSGLAGLYTEAGATAVLARPGEPPASGELVAALRRAHAREVVLLPNDAELRDTAAAAAEQVRAEGVRVALIPTRSAVQGIAALAVHEPGRRFDEDVVQMTSAAGATRYAEVVVAEHRSWTTAGICQAGDVLGLIDGDVAVIGADVTATAETVLDRMLQAGGELVTLVVGDEAPETVAGHLETRVRESYLAVDTVVYRGGGQGSLLLIGVE; translated from the coding sequence GTGGCGCAGGTGCCGCAGACATTCCTCGATGCTCTCGCGGTACGCACCTGGTGCGGTCTGGCGCTGCGCGCGGTGGGCCGCGCGCGCGAGGAGATCGACGCCATCAACGTCTACCCGGTGGCGGACGGCGACACCGGTACCAACCTCTACCTCACCCTGGAGTCGGCCGCGACGGCCGTGGAGGCCGTGTTCGCCGGGTACGAGACGGACCCCGCCGGACCCCGGCTCGCGGACGCGGTGCGCGCGATGGCCCACGGGGCGCTGATCGGTGCCCGGGGCAACTCCGGCACCATCCTCGCCCAGCTGCTGCGCGGCATGGCCCAGGTCCTGGCCGCGGACGGCGCGGAGCCCCGCTGCGACGGCGCCGGACTGCGGCTCGCCCTGCGCCGGGCCGCCGACTCCGCCCGCGGGGCCGTGGCCCACCCCGTCGAGGGCACGGTGCTCACCGTCGCCTCGGCCGCCGCCGACGCCGCCGAGCAGGCGGCGGGCGACTGCGCGGCGGTGGCCCGGGCCGCCTACGAGGGCGCCCGCGCGGCCTTGGCGGCGACCCCCGGCCGGCTGGCGGTCCTCGCCCGGGCCGGGGTGGTCGACGCGGGCGGCCGGGGACTGGTGGCTGTGCTCGGGGCGCTGGTGGAGGCGTGCACGGGGGAGGCGGTGCGGGAGACCGCCGGGGCCCCGGAGGTCACCGGGGTCCCGGTCCCCGGAACCGAGGGGTGCGACGAGGGGCGGGGCGGCCCCGCGTTCGAGGTGATCTACCTCCTGGAGGCCGACGACGCCGCCGTGGCCCGGCTGCGGGACCGGCTCGACGCCCTCGGGGACTCCCTGGTCGTGGTGGGCGGCGACGGGCTGTGGAACGTCCATGTGCACGTGGACGACGCGGGCGCCGCCGTGGAGGCGGGCGTGGAGGCCGGGCGGCCGTACCGGATCCGGATCACCCACTTCGGGGCCGGGGACGTGCACACCGGCGGCCCCGGACCGGCGCCCGAGCGGGCCCAGCGGGCCGTCGTCGCCGTCGTGCCGGGCAGCGGCCTGGCCGGGCTGTACACCGAGGCCGGCGCGACCGCCGTCCTCGCGCGCCCCGGGGAGCCGCCGGCCAGCGGGGAACTGGTGGCGGCCCTGCGCCGGGCCCATGCCCGCGAGGTCGTCCTGCTGCCCAACGACGCCGAGCTGCGCGACACCGCGGCCGCCGCGGCCGAGCAGGTCCGCGCCGAGGGCGTCCGGGTGGCGCTGATCCCGACCCGCTCCGCGGTCCAGGGCATCGCCGCGCTCGCGGTGCACGAGCCCGGACGCCGCTTCGACGAGGACGTCGTGCAGATGACCTCGGCGGCGGGCGCCACCCGGTACGCCGAGGTCGTGGTCGCCGAGCACCGCTCCTGGACCACGGCCGGCATCTGCCAGGCCGGGGACGTGCTCGGCCTGATCGACGGGGACGTGGCGGTGATCGGCGCGGACGTCACCGCCACCGCCGAGACCGTCCTGGACCGCATGCTCCAGGCCGGCGGCGAGCTGGTCACCCTCGTCGTCGGCGACGAGGCGCCCGAGACCGTCGCGGGACACCTGGAGACCCGGGTACGGGAGTCCTACCTGGCCGTGGACACGGTGGTCTACCGGGGCGGCGGCCAGGGCAGTCTGCTGCTCATCGGCGTGGAGTAG
- the recG gene encoding ATP-dependent DNA helicase RecG: MGLVPALEEPLRQPLKSVLGPATAKVMAEHLGLHTVGDLLHHYPRRYEERGQLTHLADLPMDEHVTVVAQVADARLHSFASARAPRGKGQRLEVTITDGSGRLQLVFFGNGVHKPHKELLPGTRAMFAGKVSVFNRRLQLAHPAYELLRGDGEETVENWAGALIPLYPATAKLESWKIGKAVQTVLPTAQEAVDPLPPALREGRGLLPLSEALLKIHRPHTKADIEDARARLKWDEAFVLQVALARRRHADAQLPAVARTPAPDGLLTAFDARLPFTLTEGQQKVSQEIFDDLATEHPMHRLLQGEVGSGKTMVALRAMLAVVDAGGQAAMLAPTEVLAQQHHRSVTEMMGELAEGGMLGGTEHATKVVLLTGSMGAAARRRALLDLATGEAGIVIGTHALIEDKVRFHDLGLVVVDEQHRFGVEQRDALRGKGKQPPHLLVMTATPIPRTVAMTVFGDLETSVLDQLPAGRSPIASHVVPAADKPHFLARAWERVREEVAGGHQAYVVCPRIGDEEDDPKKAARKKSPEDEAEKRPPLAVLDVADHLAKGPLEGLRVEVLHGRMHPDDKDAVMRRFAAGETDVLVATTVIEVGVNVPNATAMVIMDADRFGVSQLHQLRGRVGRGSAAGLCLLVTEMPEASAARQRLNAVASTLDGFELSRIDLEQRREGDVLGQAQSGARSSLRVLAVIEDEEVIAQAREEAAKVVEADPELERLPGLRTALDALLDDEREQYLEKG; this comes from the coding sequence ATGGGACTCGTGCCCGCACTGGAAGAACCACTGAGACAGCCGCTGAAGTCAGTGCTCGGCCCCGCCACCGCCAAGGTGATGGCCGAGCACCTCGGCCTGCACACCGTAGGCGACCTCCTGCACCACTACCCGCGCAGATACGAGGAGCGCGGCCAGCTCACCCACCTCGCCGACCTGCCCATGGACGAACACGTCACCGTGGTCGCCCAGGTCGCCGACGCCCGGCTGCACAGCTTCGCCTCCGCCCGGGCGCCCCGCGGCAAGGGCCAGCGCCTGGAGGTCACGATCACCGACGGCAGCGGCCGCCTCCAGCTGGTCTTCTTCGGCAACGGCGTGCACAAGCCGCACAAGGAGCTGCTGCCGGGCACCCGCGCGATGTTCGCCGGCAAGGTCTCCGTCTTCAACCGCCGCCTCCAGCTCGCCCACCCTGCCTACGAGTTGCTGCGCGGCGACGGCGAGGAGACCGTCGAGAACTGGGCCGGCGCCCTCATCCCGCTCTACCCGGCCACCGCCAAGCTGGAGTCCTGGAAGATCGGCAAGGCGGTCCAGACGGTCCTGCCCACCGCCCAGGAGGCCGTCGACCCGCTGCCCCCCGCCCTCCGCGAGGGCCGCGGCCTGCTGCCCCTTTCCGAGGCCCTGCTCAAGATCCACCGCCCGCACACCAAGGCCGACATCGAGGACGCCCGCGCCCGCCTGAAGTGGGACGAGGCCTTCGTCCTCCAGGTCGCCCTGGCCCGCCGCAGGCACGCCGACGCCCAGCTCCCCGCGGTCGCCCGCACCCCCGCGCCCGACGGTCTGCTGACCGCCTTCGACGCCCGCCTCCCCTTCACCCTCACCGAGGGCCAGCAAAAGGTCTCCCAGGAGATCTTCGACGACCTCGCCACCGAACACCCCATGCACCGGCTGCTCCAGGGCGAGGTCGGCTCGGGCAAGACCATGGTGGCCCTGCGCGCCATGCTCGCCGTGGTCGACGCCGGCGGGCAGGCCGCCATGCTCGCGCCCACCGAGGTGCTGGCCCAGCAGCACCACCGGTCGGTCACCGAGATGATGGGCGAGCTGGCCGAGGGCGGCATGCTGGGCGGCACCGAGCACGCCACCAAGGTGGTGCTGCTCACCGGCTCGATGGGCGCCGCGGCCCGCCGGCGCGCCCTGCTCGACCTGGCCACCGGCGAGGCCGGCATCGTCATCGGCACCCACGCCCTGATCGAGGACAAGGTCCGCTTCCACGACCTCGGCCTGGTCGTCGTGGACGAACAGCACCGCTTCGGCGTCGAGCAGCGCGACGCCCTGCGCGGCAAGGGCAAACAGCCCCCGCACCTCCTCGTGATGACCGCCACCCCGATCCCGCGCACGGTCGCCATGACCGTCTTCGGCGACCTGGAGACCTCCGTCCTCGACCAGCTGCCGGCCGGCCGCTCCCCGATCGCCAGCCACGTCGTCCCGGCCGCCGACAAACCCCACTTCCTGGCCCGCGCCTGGGAGCGGGTCCGCGAGGAGGTGGCGGGCGGCCACCAGGCCTACGTGGTCTGCCCCCGCATCGGCGACGAGGAGGACGACCCGAAGAAGGCGGCCAGGAAGAAGTCCCCCGAGGACGAGGCCGAGAAGCGCCCCCCGCTCGCGGTCCTCGACGTGGCCGACCACCTGGCCAAGGGCCCCCTCGAGGGCCTGCGGGTCGAGGTCCTGCACGGCCGTATGCACCCCGACGACAAGGACGCGGTGATGCGCCGCTTCGCCGCCGGCGAGACCGACGTCCTGGTCGCCACCACGGTCATCGAGGTCGGCGTGAACGTCCCCAACGCCACCGCCATGGTGATCATGGACGCCGACCGCTTCGGCGTCTCGCAGCTCCACCAGCTGCGCGGCCGGGTCGGCCGGGGCTCGGCCGCGGGCCTGTGCCTCCTGGTCACCGAGATGCCCGAGGCGAGCGCCGCCCGCCAGCGCCTGAACGCGGTCGCCTCCACCCTCGACGGCTTCGAACTCTCCCGGATCGACCTGGAACAGCGCCGCGAGGGCGACGTCCTCGGCCAGGCCCAGTCCGGCGCCCGCTCCAGCCTGCGCGTCCTCGCCGTCATCGAGGACGAGGAGGTCATCGCGCAGGCGCGGGAGGAGGCGGCGAAGGTCGTCGAGGCGGACCCGGAGCTGGAGCGCCTGCCGGGCCTGCGGACGGCCCTGGACGCGCTGCTGGACGACGAGCGCGAGCAGTACCTGGAGAAGGGATGA
- the rsmD gene encoding 16S rRNA (guanine(966)-N(2))-methyltransferase RsmD, with protein MTRVIAGAAGGRRLAVPPGTGTRPTSDRAREGLFSTWQSLLGGPLDGERVLDLYAGSGAVGLEALSRGASHTLLVEADARAARTVRENVRNLGLPGAEVRAGKAEQVVRTAPPAQPYDLVFLDPPYAVTDDDLREILLTLHSEGWLAENALVTVERSTRGGEFHWPDGFEALRSRRYGEGTFWYGRAASTCEDAR; from the coding sequence ATGACCCGCGTGATCGCCGGCGCAGCCGGCGGACGCCGCCTGGCCGTCCCGCCGGGAACCGGCACCCGGCCGACCTCCGACCGCGCACGCGAAGGTCTCTTCTCCACCTGGCAATCCCTCCTCGGCGGTCCCCTGGACGGCGAACGCGTCCTCGACCTCTACGCCGGCTCCGGCGCCGTGGGCCTGGAAGCCCTCTCCCGGGGCGCGAGCCACACCCTCCTCGTGGAGGCCGACGCCCGCGCCGCGCGAACCGTCCGCGAGAACGTGCGGAACCTGGGGCTGCCCGGCGCGGAGGTCAGAGCGGGCAAAGCGGAACAGGTCGTACGGACCGCGCCCCCCGCACAGCCGTACGACCTGGTCTTCCTGGACCCCCCATATGCCGTCACAGACGACGATCTTCGCGAGATTCTCCTCACACTCCACTCGGAGGGCTGGCTCGCGGAGAACGCCCTCGTCACCGTGGAGCGCAGCACCAGAGGCGGCGAATTCCACTGGCCGGACGGCTTCGAGGCGCTCCGCTCCCGTCGTTACGGCGAGGGAACGTTTTGGTACGGTCGCGCCGCCTCTACGTGCGAAGACGCACGATGA
- the coaD gene encoding pantetheine-phosphate adenylyltransferase, with translation MRRAVCPGSFDPITNGHLDIIARASRLYDEVYVAVMINQSKKGLFDVDERIALIREVTTDYANVRVESHHGLLVDFCKERDIPAIVKGLRAVSDFDYELQMAQMNNGLTGVETLFVPTNPTYSFLSSSLVKEVAAWGGDVSHLVPPEVVAALNRRLRKD, from the coding sequence GTGCGCCGCGCCGTCTGTCCCGGGTCGTTCGACCCGATCACCAATGGACATCTCGACATCATCGCCCGAGCCTCCCGGCTGTACGACGAGGTCTACGTCGCGGTGATGATCAACCAGTCCAAGAAGGGCCTGTTCGACGTCGACGAGCGGATCGCGCTCATCCGCGAGGTGACCACCGACTACGCCAACGTGCGCGTCGAGTCCCACCACGGCCTGCTCGTGGACTTCTGCAAAGAGCGTGACATCCCCGCGATCGTCAAGGGCCTGCGCGCCGTCAGCGACTTCGACTACGAGCTGCAGATGGCCCAGATGAACAACGGCCTCACCGGCGTCGAGACGCTGTTCGTGCCGACCAACCCCACCTACAGCTTCCTGTCCTCCTCGCTCGTCAAGGAGGTCGCGGCCTGGGGCGGCGACGTCTCCCACCTGGTGCCGCCGGAGGTCGTCGCCGCCCTCAACAGGCGTCTGCGCAAGGACTGA
- a CDS encoding ATP synthase F0 subunit B has protein sequence MDVQKKLDEIVSAVAGARAMPMSASCVINRADLLAMLEEVRQALPGSLAQAQELIGDREQMVEQARQEAERIIESAHAERGSLISGTEIARRSQAEADRILAEARREAEEVRAEADDYVDSKLANFEVVLTKTLGSVGRGREKLLGTGPGLDEHGYEDEDAPERSQDPETLRHNADAYVDAKLGAFEAVLAKTLEAVGRGRQKLHGRIATDDLGALADDTTTFQHSSDADYLADLAALADAPAERPAARPRPEQPAYEPAADQPVYDPVPEQPSYEPQPAYGSYDQQQGGYTGFPQQTAYDQGTQQQDPYGYQQQDPYAYQGYPQQAPYDPPQQQQVQLPQQSQGQQDYALDETSLFDTSMISAEQLRAYEQGRGLS, from the coding sequence GTGGACGTGCAGAAGAAGCTCGACGAGATCGTCTCCGCGGTCGCCGGCGCCCGGGCCATGCCCATGTCGGCGTCCTGCGTGATCAACCGCGCCGATCTGCTCGCGATGCTGGAAGAGGTGCGCCAGGCGCTGCCCGGCTCCCTCGCGCAGGCCCAGGAACTGATCGGCGACCGTGAGCAGATGGTCGAGCAGGCCCGGCAGGAGGCCGAGCGGATCATCGAGAGCGCGCACGCCGAGCGCGGCTCGCTGATCTCCGGCACCGAGATCGCCCGCCGCTCCCAGGCGGAGGCGGACCGGATCCTCGCCGAGGCCCGCCGGGAGGCCGAGGAGGTGCGCGCCGAGGCCGACGACTACGTCGACTCCAAGCTCGCCAACTTCGAGGTCGTCCTGACCAAGACGCTCGGCTCGGTCGGCCGGGGCCGGGAGAAGCTGCTCGGCACCGGCCCCGGCCTGGACGAGCACGGCTACGAGGACGAGGACGCCCCCGAGCGCAGCCAGGACCCCGAGACCCTGCGGCACAACGCCGACGCGTACGTGGACGCCAAGCTGGGCGCCTTCGAGGCGGTGCTCGCCAAGACCCTGGAGGCGGTCGGCCGCGGCCGGCAGAAGCTGCACGGCCGGATCGCCACCGACGACCTCGGCGCCCTGGCCGACGACACCACGACCTTCCAGCACTCCAGCGACGCCGACTACCTGGCCGACCTGGCCGCCCTCGCCGACGCCCCGGCCGAGCGCCCGGCGGCCCGGCCCCGGCCGGAGCAGCCCGCGTACGAGCCGGCGGCGGACCAGCCCGTCTACGACCCCGTGCCGGAGCAGCCGTCGTACGAGCCGCAGCCCGCGTACGGGTCGTACGACCAGCAGCAGGGCGGATACACCGGCTTCCCGCAGCAGACCGCCTACGACCAGGGGACCCAGCAGCAGGACCCCTACGGCTACCAGCAGCAGGACCCCTACGCCTACCAGGGGTATCCCCAGCAGGCCCCCTACGACCCGCCGCAGCAACAGCAGGTCCAGCTGCCCCAGCAGTCACAGGGGCAGCAGGACTACGCTCTGGACGAGACCAGCCTCTTCGACACCAGCATGATCAGCGCCGAGCAGTTGCGGGCGTACGAGCAGGGCCGCGGGCTGAGCTGA
- a CDS encoding YceD family protein, whose product MASNARLDHRNPLVIDTHELGRRPGALQRLTREIDAPADLGIPGVVGVPEGTPVELELRLESVMEGVLVTGTTRATAKGECVRCLEPVELELEADFQEMFSYPDADDRGRVIAEPGDDAEDDEDRLFIEDGLIDLEPMLRDAVVLALPMQPVCQEDCPGLCSECGARLADDPDHHHDAVDIRWAALQGLADTMTDGEKDEMSGAEAGVDEKQEK is encoded by the coding sequence ATGGCTTCCAACGCCCGCCTCGACCACCGCAACCCCCTCGTGATCGACACGCACGAGCTGGGTCGGCGTCCTGGTGCGCTGCAGCGCCTGACCCGTGAGATCGACGCCCCCGCGGATCTCGGCATCCCGGGAGTCGTCGGAGTGCCGGAAGGCACCCCGGTGGAACTCGAACTCCGCCTGGAGTCGGTCATGGAAGGGGTGCTTGTCACAGGCACCACCCGTGCAACGGCCAAGGGGGAGTGCGTAAGGTGTCTGGAGCCGGTCGAGCTGGAGCTCGAAGCGGACTTCCAGGAGATGTTCTCGTACCCTGACGCCGACGACCGGGGCCGCGTGATCGCGGAACCGGGCGACGACGCCGAGGACGACGAGGACAGGCTCTTCATCGAGGACGGCCTGATCGACCTCGAGCCCATGCTGCGCGATGCGGTGGTGCTCGCACTGCCGATGCAGCCGGTGTGCCAGGAAGACTGCCCGGGCCTGTGCTCCGAGTGTGGGGCGCGGCTCGCGGACGACCCGGACCACCACCACGACGCCGTCGACATCCGTTGGGCGGCTTTGCAGGGACTCGCCGACACCATGACGGACGGCGAGAAGGACGAGATGAGCGGCGCCGAAGCGGGCGTCGACGAGAAGCAGGAGAAGTAG
- the rpmF gene encoding 50S ribosomal protein L32, protein MAVPKRKMSRSNTRHRRSQWKAAVPTLVACERCHEPKQQHIACPSCGTYNKRQVLEV, encoded by the coding sequence GTGGCTGTTCCGAAGCGGAAGATGTCGCGCAGCAACACGCGCCACCGCCGGTCGCAGTGGAAGGCTGCGGTCCCCACCCTGGTTGCGTGCGAGCGCTGCCACGAGCCCAAGCAGCAGCACATCGCGTGCCCGTCTTGCGGCACCTACAACAAGCGCCAGGTCCTCGAAGTCTGA
- the rnc gene encoding ribonuclease III — MRGTVSSPKKNTPRAGGGTDNQASSHTLLEGRLGYQLESALLVRALTHRSYAYENGGLPTNERLEFLGDSVLGLVVTDTLYRTHPDLPEGQLAKLRAAVVNSRALAEVGRGLDLGAFIRLGRGEEGTGGRDKASILADTLEAVIGAVYLDQGLDAASELVHRLFDPLIEKSSNLGAGLDWKTSLQELTAIEGLGVPEYLVTETGPDHEKTFTAAARVGGVSYGTGTGRSKKEAEQQAAESAWRAIKAAADERATTVQQAKEAVAEAVKDDDTSSATA, encoded by the coding sequence GTGAGAGGCACTGTGTCCAGTCCGAAGAAGAACACTCCCCGCGCCGGTGGAGGCACGGACAACCAGGCCTCGTCCCACACGCTTCTGGAAGGGCGGCTCGGGTATCAGCTCGAGTCCGCCCTTCTGGTGCGTGCGCTGACCCACCGTTCCTACGCGTACGAGAACGGCGGTCTGCCGACGAACGAGCGGCTGGAGTTCCTCGGGGACTCCGTGCTCGGTCTCGTCGTCACGGACACGCTGTACCGCACCCACCCCGACCTGCCCGAGGGCCAGCTGGCCAAGCTGCGGGCCGCGGTGGTCAACTCGCGTGCGCTGGCGGAGGTGGGGCGCGGCCTCGACCTCGGCGCCTTCATCCGGCTCGGCCGGGGTGAAGAGGGCACGGGCGGCCGGGACAAGGCGTCCATCCTCGCCGACACCCTTGAAGCGGTGATCGGCGCGGTCTATCTCGACCAGGGCCTCGACGCGGCGTCCGAGCTGGTGCACCGGCTCTTCGACCCGCTGATCGAGAAGTCCTCCAACCTGGGCGCCGGCCTGGACTGGAAGACGTCCCTCCAGGAGCTGACCGCGATCGAGGGACTCGGCGTGCCCGAGTACCTGGTCACGGAGACCGGCCCCGACCACGAGAAGACCTTCACTGCTGCCGCCCGCGTCGGAGGCGTCTCGTACGGCACCGGCACCGGCCGCAGCAAGAAGGAGGCGGAGCAGCAGGCCGCCGAGTCCGCCTGGCGGGCCATCAAGGCCGCCGCGGACGAGCGGGCCACGACGGTGCAGCAGGCCAAGGAGGCCGTCGCGGAAGCCGTCAAGGACGACGACACGTCGTCCGCCACCGCCTGA
- the mutM gene encoding bifunctional DNA-formamidopyrimidine glycosylase/DNA-(apurinic or apyrimidinic site) lyase, which yields MPELPEVEVVRRGLARWVAHRTVAETEVLHPRAVRRHVAGGEDFAQRLKGHHIGEPSRRGKYLWLPLEETNQSVLAHLGMSGQLLVQPHEAPDEKHLRIRVRFADSLGTELRFVDQRTFGGLSLHDNTPEGLPDVIAHIARDPLDPLFDDEAFHQALRRKRTTVKRALLDQSLISGVGNIYADEALWRARIHYERPTANFTRPVTAELLGHIRDVMNAALAVGGTSFDSLYVNVNGESGYFDRSLDAYGREGEPCNRCGTPIRRRPWMNRSSYFCPKCQRAPRASS from the coding sequence ATGCCCGAGTTGCCCGAGGTCGAGGTCGTCCGGCGTGGGCTGGCGCGGTGGGTCGCCCACCGCACCGTCGCCGAGACCGAGGTGCTGCACCCGCGTGCCGTGCGCCGGCACGTGGCCGGCGGCGAGGACTTCGCGCAGCGGCTCAAGGGCCACCACATCGGGGAGCCCAGCCGGCGCGGCAAGTACCTGTGGCTGCCGCTGGAGGAGACCAACCAGTCGGTGCTCGCGCACCTCGGCATGAGCGGCCAGCTGCTGGTGCAGCCGCACGAGGCGCCGGACGAGAAGCACCTGCGCATCCGCGTCCGGTTCGCCGACTCCCTCGGCACCGAACTGCGCTTCGTGGACCAACGCACCTTCGGCGGGCTGTCGTTGCACGACAACACCCCCGAGGGCCTGCCCGACGTCATCGCGCACATCGCCCGCGACCCCCTCGACCCGCTGTTCGACGACGAGGCCTTCCACCAGGCCCTGCGCCGCAAGCGGACCACCGTCAAACGGGCCCTGCTGGACCAGTCGTTGATCAGCGGCGTCGGCAATATTTATGCGGACGAGGCCCTGTGGCGCGCCCGCATCCACTACGAGCGCCCGACCGCGAACTTCACCCGCCCGGTCACCGCCGAACTCCTCGGCCACATCAGGGACGTGATGAACGCGGCCCTCGCCGTCGGCGGCACCAGCTTCGACAGCCTGTACGTGAACGTCAACGGCGAGTCGGGCTACTTCGACCGTTCCCTGGACGCCTACGGCCGCGAGGGCGAGCCCTGCAACCGCTGCGGCACCCCCATCCGCCGCCGCCCCTGGATGAACCGCTCCAGCTACTTCTGCCCGAAGTGTCAGCGGGCGCCGCGCGCCTCGTCGTAA
- a CDS encoding winged helix-turn-helix transcriptional regulator: protein MTACPEEHEELAYNVFAKACPSRGTLEHVTGRWGALTLGALHEGSLRFNELRRRVDGVSEKMLSQTLHALERDGLVHREAQPTNPPRVDYELTALGREIAGRLLALIESVEGSMDEVLAARGRYDEARGAR, encoded by the coding sequence ATGACCGCCTGTCCTGAGGAGCACGAAGAGCTCGCCTACAACGTCTTCGCCAAGGCCTGCCCGTCCCGGGGCACGCTGGAGCACGTCACCGGCCGCTGGGGCGCGCTGACGCTCGGCGCGCTGCACGAGGGCTCACTGCGCTTCAACGAGCTGCGCCGCCGCGTCGACGGGGTGAGCGAGAAGATGCTGTCCCAGACCCTGCACGCGCTGGAGCGGGACGGGCTGGTGCACCGCGAGGCCCAGCCGACCAACCCGCCCCGCGTGGACTACGAACTGACCGCGCTGGGCCGCGAGATCGCCGGCCGGCTCCTCGCGCTCATCGAGTCCGTGGAGGGCTCCATGGACGAGGTGCTGGCGGCCCGCGGGCGTTACGACGAGGCGCGCGGCGCCCGCTGA